The following is a genomic window from Parabacteroides johnsonii DSM 18315.
TTGAAGGGTATTCCTCGCGGAACGGTCAAGTCACTGCGTCTGCATGCTTACGAATATGCGTATGTGAAGACTCGCTCCGACCATAACTGGCACGGAATCCAGTCCGGTTGGGATATCAAACGTATGTTGGGTACGGTTCCTGTCGAAGAAGACGGTTCCGTGATCTTCAAAGCTCCGGCCAACACTCCGATATCCATCCAGCCTTTGGACAAAGACGGCGTGGCTATCCAGTGGATGCGTAGCTGGGTGACCGGTCAGCCCGGTGAAGTGGTTTCCTGTATCGGTTGCCACGAAGACCAGAACCAGATCGCGATCCCGAAGCGTGTGATTGCTTCGCAGAAAGCTCCGTCTGCTTTGACGTTGCCCGAAGGTGGCACCCGTTCTTTCACGTTCGATCTGGAAGTGCAGCCGATCCTGGATCGCGCTTGTATCGCCTGTCATAACGGTGAAGGAAAAGCGTTCGACTTGCGTGGTGGTAAGAAAGATGATAGGGGCTATGGTACTTCCTACCTGAACCTGCATCCGTATGTGCACCGTCAGGGAGGTGAAGGCGATATGGTTGTTTTGCAGCCGTATGAATATCATCCGAACACGAGCGAACTCGTCCGCCTGTTGAAAAAAGGCCATCACAACGTGAAGCTGACCGACAAGGAATGGAAGACGCTTTACAACTGGATCGACTATAATGCTCCCGACAAAGGTTACTTCAACGCGAATGTCCTGACGATGCTTCCTTATAAAGGATTCGACCAGATCAAGCGTCGTAAGGAACTGACCGACAAATATGCGAACGGAGCCGGTGTCGATTGGAAGAAGGAAATCGCCGACTATGCCGACTATCTGAAGAAGCAAGGTCCGATCACCCCGGTAATGCCTGAAAAGGCTGCTCCTGTAAAGGAAAAGAACCTGAAGGTGAAAGGTTGGCCGTTCGGTTCCGACCGGATCAAGGAAATGCTGGCTAAGGAGAAGGAAACCCGTAAGGTGGTTGAAATCGCTCCGGGAGTGAAAGTCAATTTCGTCCGTATTCCGGCCGGTGAATTCGTGATGGGTAGCTACCGTGGCGAACCGGATGCTTATCCGACTGCCAAAGTGAAGATCGACAAAGCCTTCTGGATGGCCGAGCTGGAAACGACGAACGAACAGTTCAACGTTGTCTTCCCGGATCATGACAGTCGTTTCGTCGACCAGCAATGGAAAGACCACGTGGTTCAGGGATATCCGGCCAATAAACCGGAACAGCCTGTCATCCGTGTCAGCTACAACGATGCGATGGAATTCTGCCGGAAACTGAGCGAAAAGACTGGTCTCAAGATCACGCTTCCGACCGAAGCACAGTGGGAGTGGGCTTGTCGTGCCGGTAGCGACCAGGACTTCTGGTATGGCGACATGCACACGGATTTCGGCAAGAAGGACAACTTGGCAGACAAGACAACGCTGTTGTTTGCCGTTTACGGTGTGGACCCGCAGCCGATGGCGAAGACGAACCCGTGGTACAAATACTATACCTATCTTCCGAAAGAAGAGAGCGTAGACGACGGTAACCTGGTCCAGGTTGGCGGCAAGGCTTATGAAGCCAATCCGTTCGGTCTGTACAGCATGCACGGTAACGTAGCTGAATGGACCCGTTCCGACTATGTATCGTATCCGTATAATGAGAAGACGAAAGAGACATCCGAATACAAGGTGGCCCGCGGCGGTTCTTATATCGACCGTCCGAAGTATGCGGCTTCCCACACACGTAAGGCTTACTATCCGTACCAGCGTGTGTTCAATGTCGGTTTCCGTATGATCATTGAAGATTGATAATGAAGAGGTATAGATAATATCTATCAACTAATAGAGCGCACAGATGTGGCAGATTGCCACCGGTTATTTCATCAAACGATTAATCTGCGTACATTTGCCGCATCTGTGAACTCTAATAAAAAAGTAAATGAAAACAAATCTCGAAAGATTTTTCTCCTCCTTTGTAACGACGATCGTCCTGTTACTGATTTATGCCTTTGGCCTGGCCGTTGCCACTTTCATCGAAAAGTATCACGGTACAGCAGCAGCCAAAGCAATGGTGTATTATTCCCCCCTGTTTTTCCTGCTCCAATTCCTTTTAGTCGTTAATTTTATCGCGGCTACGATCAAACACCAATACCTCAAACGCGGCAAATGGGGACTGATGCTGACTCATTTCGCCTTTATCATCATCCTTCTCGGCGCCCTGACCTCTTTCCTTTTCGGCGAAGAAGGAATCCTGCATCTGCGTGAAGGGGAGACAAGCAACCAGATCGCTGTCCGCACTTCCGATAACACGACCTTTCATACCCTGCCTTTTTCCGTTGAACTGAAGAAATTCACCTTAACCCGCTATCCCGGTTCTGCCAGCCCCTCTTCTTACGAGAGCGAAGTGATCGTCCATGTGGACGGGGAGGACCGCGAGGAACGGATCTTTATGAATAACGTATTGGATGTAAAAGGCTATCGTTTCTTCCAGGCTTCTTATGACCAAGACGAACACGGTACCATCCTATCCGTCAACCGCGATGTGGCGGGACGGAACATCACTTACACCGGATATCTCTTGCTGGTCATCGGCTTGATCCTTTGTCTGGTCGGTAAGGACTCCCGCTTCATGCGTCAGAGTCGCCGCCTGAAAGAATTGCGCAAGGCGACCAACGTAACGGTCCTGTTGTTTGCGCTCCTTGCCGTTTCCCTGTCCGTAAATGCCGGCGAGAAGACTTCCCCGATGCTCGATGCCGTGCAGAAATACGCGGTGAGCCCGGAGCATGCCGCCCTCTTCGGCGCCCTTCCGATCCAGTCGGGTAGTGGCCGTATGATGCCGGTCAACACTTTCTCTTCGGAGATTCTTCGTAAGCTCCATAAATCGGAAAAGGTCGGCAAACTGAACTCCGACCAGTTCCTTTTAAGCCTCTTAGCCATGCCGGATATGTGGATGCGCGTTCCCTTTATCGCCCTGTCCAACCCCGAACTGGCTGCTTATTATGACCTGACGGACGGCGAATGTGCCTATATCCAGGTATTCGACAGCAACGGCAATTATAAATTGCAGGAGAAGTTGGAGGAAGCCTACAACAAGATGCCTGCCCAGCGGACCCGCTTCGACAAGGACTTGATGAAATTAGACGAGCAGTTGAACATCTTCCACCAATTGATCAACCACCAAATGCTGAACCTCTTTCCGAAAGAAGACGATCCGAATCATAAATGGTATGCACCCGGTGACGACCTCTCCGCCTTCAGCGGCAAGGACTCCATGTTCGTCTCCCGTATTCTCGACTGGTATTTGGGCGAGGTGCAGGAGGGCTTGAAGAGTGGCGATTGGGCGAAAGCTGATGAAGTGGTCGGCATGATTGGCACATACCAGCAAGCCAAGAACAAGACACTCGATATCAGCCCGAAGCGTATGCAGGCCGAATTGAAATATAATAAGATGGATGTCTTCCGCTATTGCAAGATCGGTTACCTGGTCTTAGGCGGACTGCTGTTGGTCCTTTCTTTCGTGATGCTGTTCCGCCGGAGTCGCTGGATGAAGGTCGTCTTATGGCTGTTGGGAATCGGTGTGCTGGTTGTCTTCCATTATCACATGTTCGGTATGGGGATGCGCTGGTATATCGGTGGCTATGCTCCTTGGAGCAACTCCTATGAGACGATGGTCTACGTGGGATGGGCGACTGTCCTTGCCGGCCTGTTGTTCGTGCGCCGCAGTACGATCACCTTCGCGCTGGCCACCCTGTTCGGCGGTATCATCCTCTTCGTCTCCGGCCTGAACTGGATGGACCCTGAGATCAATCCGCTCGTGCCGGTCTTGAAATCACCGTGGCTGATGTTCCATGTGGCGGTTATCGTTGCCGCTTACGGTTTCTTCGGCATCAGTTGCCTGATCGGGCTGACCAATATGGGGATGATGTCTGTTACCGGAAAAAAGAACGGGGATGTATTGAAGGCCCGTATCACCGAACTGAGCATTGTAAACGAGATGGCGTTGTGGGTGGGGCTTGCCCTGATGACCGTCGGTACTTTCCTCGGTGCTGTTTGGGCGAATGAGTCCTGGGGCCGTTATTGGGGCTGGGACCCGAAGGAGACGTGGGCATTGATCACGATGGTCGTCTATGCCGTAGTGACTCATCTCCACTTGGTGAAACGCTGGAATAGCCTCTGGCTGTTCAACCTGGCATCCGTGATTGCGTTCGCCTCCGTGCTGATGACTTTCTTCGGTGTCAATTATTTCCTGAGCGGAATGCATTCATACGGTCAAAATGATAATGTGCATGGAATATTCACCTATCTTTATATCGCCTTGGGGGGAGTCGTTGTCCTGGCTGTCCTTTCATACAGGAGAGGGAAGACGAAGGGGTGAAACATATATGTTTTGAAAACGAAGCACCGGTGTTTTGAATGCGAAACATATATGCTTTGAAGTAGAGAAAACAGATAACGAATAAAAATAGTACGAACACTTAAAATTAATTAGTCATGAGAACATTTAATCACGTCGGTATCGTAACGACAGAACAAGTAGAAGGGGCTATGTTTAACGAAGGCCTGAGTGTATGGTTGACAGACTATAGCAAAAGTCCGAACCGCATCGAATTCCTGAAGTTTGAAGAAGGCAGCTGCCTGCCCGAACTGGTACAGAAACAGGGACACATCGCCTATACGGTTCCTTCGCTGGAAGAAGAACTGAAAGGCAAGAAGGTGATCTTCGGTCCGGCTGTATGCGACGAACACCTGACGATCGCTTTCATTGAAGAAGAAGGTATTGCTATCGAAATCATGGAAATCAAATAACAACATTAATAACTTAAATAAAGGAGGAAAATACCATGTCAGACATGAAGACAAAATTCATAAATGATCCCGAACAGATAACACCCGAATTGTTGGAAGGTTATGTATTGGCATACCCGGACCAGGTTAAGTTAGGGGGAGAAAATATCGTCGTACGTGCCAACCCGAAGAGTGAAGACAAAGTGGCGATCGTGACGTTGGGCGGTTCCGGCCATGAACCAGCATTGAGCGGATTCGTAGGCGAAGGTATGCTGGACTGCTCCGTCGTAGGCGATGTGTTTGCCGCTCCCGGTGCACAGCGTCTGTTTCAGGCTTTGCAGCTGATGAAGCGTGAAGCCGGTATCCTGCTGGTTGTTCTGAACCATTCCGGCGACGTGATGAGTGCGAACATGGCTTGCCAGTTGGCGGAACGCGTAGGCATCAAGGTGAAACAAGTGCTGACTCACGATGATATCAGTGCCGGTATCGATGCCGACATCAACGATCGTCGTGGACTGGCCGGTTGCGTACCTTTGTATAAGATCTTGGGTGCCGCAGCCGAAGAAGGCAAGACACTTGACGAACTGGTCGAAATCGCTGAACGCTATAACAATAATGTTGCTACTTTGGCCGTTGCCATGCGCTCTTGTACGCATCCGCAGAACGGTGGTACGATCACCGACCTGCCCCAGGGCATCATGGAGATCGGTATGGGACAGCACGGTGAAGGCGGTGGCGGACAGAAACCGCTTGTGTCTGCCGACGATACGGCTGCCGAAATGGTAGACCTGCTTTGCCAGCAGCTCAAACCGAAAGCTGGCGACAAGATGATGCTTATCATCAACGGCGTAGGAGCGACTACCCATATGGAGCTGAATATCATTTTCCGTAAAGCCTACAAGGAACTGGAAGCCCGTGGCCTCCAGGTTGTCGTAAGCCGCATCCAGGAAATCCTGACCGTACAGGAACAGGCCGGTTTCCAGATGATCATGGCCATCCTCGACGAAGATCATATCGACTATCTGAAGAACAAACGTGCTGATGCACCTTACTGGACAACAATCGGTAAATAAACGAGATATGAAACAACTGACTATCGAAAACTTCAAGGCGATGCTCGACAACGCCTTGAAGAACATCAAAGAACGCGAAGACGAATTTTCTAAACTGGATGCCGTTATCGGTGACGGCGATCACGGACAGGCTATCGTGACAGCTATGTCCGCCATCGTGGCCACGGCTCAGAAAGGAACGGAGTTCAAGGCTATGCTGAACGACATGGGCTTCGACGTCATGTTGCAGGTGAGCGGTTCCACCAGTACGCTGCTGGGTGCTTTCTTCTTAGGTATGAGCGACCATGCTTCCGGAACGGAGCTGGATGCCGCCGGAGTGAAAGCGATGTTTGCCGGGGGCCTCGCCAATGTGCAGAAACAGACAAAGGCCCAAAAAGGCGACAAGACCATGATGGATGCCCTGATCCCGGCTGTGGAAGCGATCCAGGCATGTCCTTCGGACGACATCAAGGAAATCCTCGAAGCCGGAGCGAAAGCCGCCCTTGCCGGTGCTGCTTCGACCGTGGAAATGAAAGCCAACTTCGGTCGTGCGCGTAACTACGGCGAACGCTCCATCGGCTATGCCGACAGCGGTGCCACTTCTTGGAGCTGCATGTTCGAATCGTTCGCACAAGCACTGTAAAGATTTATGATTTATGATTTATGATTTATGCGTCGATAATAAATCATAAATCATAAATCATAAATCATAAGTCCCCAAATCATAAATTATAAATCATAAATCATAAATCAAAAAGCTATGGCAGATATGGATGGGTTCAGAGAAGCGAATAACTTTGGCTTCGGACAGACTTCCCAATTTGACAATTTTCATGTAAAAGGTGCGTCTAACTACTCTTGGGGTATGAAAGACCGCCTCTCTCGTATCTTCAACCCGAAAACAGGCCGTGCCGTCATGCTGGCATTCGACCACGGGTTTATCATGGGCCCGACTTCAGGTTTGGAACGTATCGACCTGAATATCGTTCCCCTCGTACAATATGCCGACTGTATCATGTGTACGCGCGGTATCTTGCAGACTTCTATTCCCGCCAACATCAACAAGCCTGTCTGCCTCCGTTCGGATGCCGGTTCGACGATTCTGACGGAATTGAACCGTAACGTCTTGATCGATATCGAAGATGCGATCCGTTACAATGCTTCGGCTATGGCTATCATGTTCTCTGCCGGCGACGGCGAACAGGAAGCTATCACGGCAGCTAACCTGGTGGAAGCTGTCGATATGGGTAACCGCTACGGCATCCCCGTCATGGGTGTGACGGCTGTCGGCAAACAGATGGCACGTGACTCCCGCTACTTCGCACTCGCATCACGCGTATGTGCCGAGAACGGTGCTTCTATCGTGAAGACTTACTACTGCGACGGTTTCGAAAAGGTAGCTGCCGCTTGTCCGGTCCCCGTTGTGATCGCCGGAGGTAAGAAACTGCCTGAAAAGGAAGCACTCGAACTCTGCTACAACGCCGTTAACGATGGTGCTGCCGGTGTCGATATGGGACGTAACGTTTTCCAAAGCGAAAACCCTGCCGCCATGATCCAGGCCGTACATGCTGTCGTACACGAAGGCTTGACACCGGAACAAGGTTTCGAAATGTTCCAAGATTTATCAAAGTGACGGTATGCATAAATTATTTACTTATCTCTGTTCCGCATTATTGCTGGTAACCGCCACCTCCTGCGAGAGGAAGACAGAAAAATTGCTGTTGGGTGGTTCCGGCTGGAACAAGATCGTGATCATCGATAAGAACACCAAGCAGGTAGAGTGGGAGCATCCCCTTGAAAAAGGCTGGGAGTGCAACTCGGCTGTAGCCACTCCCGACGGAAATATCCTCTTTGCTTATGCTAGAGGTGCGAAGCTGATCGACCGTAACCATCAGGAGATTTGGAATATTGCCGCTCCCGATACCTGCGAGATGCAGACTGCCCGCGTGTTGCCTGACGGCAACTACCTCTTGGGTTGGGTCGGTCATCCGGCTGTCATTATGGAGGTGAGTCCGAAGGGAGATATCCTGTCGCGTACCGAGTATGAGACAGGCATCGAAAATCCGCATGCCCAGTTCCGACAACTGAACAAGAATGCACGCGGTAACTACCTGATGCCCCTCTTTGCTACTTCCGACGTGCGCGAGATCTCTCCGCAAGGCGAAGTCGTGAAGATCACCCGTCTCGAAGGGACTCCCTTCACGACATTGGCGTTGGCGAACGGCAACCATTGGGTTGCCTGTGGTGACGGTCACTCCCTGATGGAGGTGAACCTCGATAACGGCGAAGTAGCCCGTCGTTACGGTGAGAACGATATCAAAGGTGTCCGCCTGTTCTTCGTGGCCGGCTTGCTTCCTGCAAAAGATGGTGGCCTGTACGTTTGCAACTGGCAGGGACATGACAAGAATGCCGTAGAGGCCAACAGTCCCCAGGTATTTGAAATAAACGATAAAGGTGAAGTAATCTGGAACCTGAACGACAACGAAAAGTTCGGTATGATTTCTACGATTAGCACGATAGAATAAGCCATCTTTATTTAGATCATAAAAGGGTATGTCATTCATTTGATATACCCTTTTTTATTGAACTCTTCCTATCTCCATTTTTCTGAAAAAGAGATTAAAACTATCAATCTCTGCTAAACTCCGTAAATATAAAATGACTAAAAAAAACGTACGTTTTTTTTAGTCATTTAGAGGGAGCAAATATACTTAAAATCTTTGAATCTCAAATATTCTTATTTGTTTTTTATTCTCCTGTCAGTCAAATACATCAAGGAATAGACCTGATACTCCCTGATAGTCAGCCATTAACAATATTTCATAAATTAAATGACTAAAAAAAACGTACGTTTTTTTTAGTCATTTAGAACACGCTTAATCTTCATATAATCAGATTGTTACGTTTTTCCAGCTTCTGGGACTGACGAGCTTTCGTGTGAAATAGGTTGTATGATAAATATTTGTAAACCAATATTTTATGATAATTGGTTAACAAAGGAAAAATCAAGATTGATTATCTTTCATTGTTATACGGCCGAAAAAGAGCGGATGAAATTACACTATTTAGAAATAGTCTAATTTATGATTAGGGTAAATTTTTTTCAATAATAATTGATAATCATGTGTTATTTGATTAGTATAATCGAAAAAATATCCATTTATAATAGTAAAAAATATTCTTGTGAATTAAAGTAAATAATAAAATTAATATATGATTATCATACATTTTTGTAAAAATCGGATATAATTGATAATTAAGCTATTAAAATTCGAAAAAGTTTGAATATCAAAGAAATTAAATATATTTTCACTGTCAAAATAAAATATTATTTATCACCTGAAGAGGTATTTAAATACCTCTTATTTTGTACTTTAAAGTACAAAATAGCCGCCGTTTCTAATACGAATTAATGGTATTTTATTTTGAGATTTTGTAACCAAGATTATTCGATTACGTTGCCTATATTGGGACTGACGAACTTTTGTGTGGGGTAATTAATTCTTTAATCATATGAAAATCAACTATTTATTATTAAGGCTAACACGAGAAAAATATATCAATCGTTGGGTGATTCTCCTGATTGATCTGTTTCTTTCCGTGTTTTCGACCATCACCTCCCTGGCCTTAATCAGCTACATTTTAGACCATGATTATTCCAACTTGGTTATATTCAAAGTTTTTTTAGTCTCGTCGTTTTGTAGCATTATCAGTTTCTTTATTGTCCAGACCTATAAAGGGATTATCCGTCACTCTGCTTTTACCGAGACTGGTCGTATCGCTATGGCCTCTTCTCTGAAAGTTGCGATCATCCTGCCTATCCTTTTCCTGGCGACTGATGCTTTTTCCTTCCGTAGCTTCCTGTTGGGAAGTGTGATCGATTTCTTCCTTACCTTCTTTATCCTGACGATTTTCCGTGTTTTCCTGATCACGGCCTATACCTTTATGGTGAGCAGCATGACTTCCCGCAGTAAAGACAAACTCCTTATTTTCGGGCATGAGAATTCTTCTCCGGCACTCCTGAACGATTCGTTTTTACGCGAAAACTCCTCTTATCAGGTCGAAGGTATTCTTCGGTTCGGACCGAGAATCTCTATGCGTATAGGAATCTATAAAGTCTATTTTGTTTCCGATCAGGCAGAATTCAACCGTTTGGTGAACCGCTATAACATCAAGGCCATTCTCTTCACCGATTACAAGGTTGTAAAAGAGGAAAGCGAACGCCTGGTCCGTTTCTGCGAGAAAAAGAAGATCCGTATGCTGCTGTTACCCTCCATCGACGAACTCCAGGGAGGTAAAATACAGCTGCGTACCCTTCCCGAAGTCCGCATCGAAGACCTGTTGGGACGCGAAGAGATCCGTATCAACATGGAGGAGATCGCCAACTCCCTGAGAGGCAAAGTCGTTTTGGTTACCGGAGCCGCCGGTTCCATCGGTA
Proteins encoded in this region:
- the ccsA gene encoding cytochrome c biogenesis protein CcsA; this translates as MKTNLERFFSSFVTTIVLLLIYAFGLAVATFIEKYHGTAAAKAMVYYSPLFFLLQFLLVVNFIAATIKHQYLKRGKWGLMLTHFAFIIILLGALTSFLFGEEGILHLREGETSNQIAVRTSDNTTFHTLPFSVELKKFTLTRYPGSASPSSYESEVIVHVDGEDREERIFMNNVLDVKGYRFFQASYDQDEHGTILSVNRDVAGRNITYTGYLLLVIGLILCLVGKDSRFMRQSRRLKELRKATNVTVLLFALLAVSLSVNAGEKTSPMLDAVQKYAVSPEHAALFGALPIQSGSGRMMPVNTFSSEILRKLHKSEKVGKLNSDQFLLSLLAMPDMWMRVPFIALSNPELAAYYDLTDGECAYIQVFDSNGNYKLQEKLEEAYNKMPAQRTRFDKDLMKLDEQLNIFHQLINHQMLNLFPKEDDPNHKWYAPGDDLSAFSGKDSMFVSRILDWYLGEVQEGLKSGDWAKADEVVGMIGTYQQAKNKTLDISPKRMQAELKYNKMDVFRYCKIGYLVLGGLLLVLSFVMLFRRSRWMKVVLWLLGIGVLVVFHYHMFGMGMRWYIGGYAPWSNSYETMVYVGWATVLAGLLFVRRSTITFALATLFGGIILFVSGLNWMDPEINPLVPVLKSPWLMFHVAVIVAAYGFFGISCLIGLTNMGMMSVTGKKNGDVLKARITELSIVNEMALWVGLALMTVGTFLGAVWANESWGRYWGWDPKETWALITMVVYAVVTHLHLVKRWNSLWLFNLASVIAFASVLMTFFGVNYFLSGMHSYGQNDNVHGIFTYLYIALGGVVVLAVLSYRRGKTKG
- a CDS encoding dihydroxyacetone kinase subunit DhaK, giving the protein MSDMKTKFINDPEQITPELLEGYVLAYPDQVKLGGENIVVRANPKSEDKVAIVTLGGSGHEPALSGFVGEGMLDCSVVGDVFAAPGAQRLFQALQLMKREAGILLVVLNHSGDVMSANMACQLAERVGIKVKQVLTHDDISAGIDADINDRRGLAGCVPLYKILGAAAEEGKTLDELVEIAERYNNNVATLAVAMRSCTHPQNGGTITDLPQGIMEIGMGQHGEGGGGQKPLVSADDTAAEMVDLLCQQLKPKAGDKMMLIINGVGATTHMELNIIFRKAYKELEARGLQVVVSRIQEILTVQEQAGFQMIMAILDEDHIDYLKNKRADAPYWTTIGK
- a CDS encoding DAK2 domain-containing protein; the encoded protein is MKQLTIENFKAMLDNALKNIKEREDEFSKLDAVIGDGDHGQAIVTAMSAIVATAQKGTEFKAMLNDMGFDVMLQVSGSTSTLLGAFFLGMSDHASGTELDAAGVKAMFAGGLANVQKQTKAQKGDKTMMDALIPAVEAIQACPSDDIKEILEAGAKAALAGAASTVEMKANFGRARNYGERSIGYADSGATSWSCMFESFAQAL
- the lsrF gene encoding 3-hydroxy-5-phosphonooxypentane-2,4-dione thiolase, which translates into the protein MADMDGFREANNFGFGQTSQFDNFHVKGASNYSWGMKDRLSRIFNPKTGRAVMLAFDHGFIMGPTSGLERIDLNIVPLVQYADCIMCTRGILQTSIPANINKPVCLRSDAGSTILTELNRNVLIDIEDAIRYNASAMAIMFSAGDGEQEAITAANLVEAVDMGNRYGIPVMGVTAVGKQMARDSRYFALASRVCAENGASIVKTYYCDGFEKVAAACPVPVVIAGGKKLPEKEALELCYNAVNDGAAGVDMGRNVFQSENPAAMIQAVHAVVHEGLTPEQGFEMFQDLSK
- a CDS encoding beta-propeller domain-containing protein — protein: MHKLFTYLCSALLLVTATSCERKTEKLLLGGSGWNKIVIIDKNTKQVEWEHPLEKGWECNSAVATPDGNILFAYARGAKLIDRNHQEIWNIAAPDTCEMQTARVLPDGNYLLGWVGHPAVIMEVSPKGDILSRTEYETGIENPHAQFRQLNKNARGNYLMPLFATSDVREISPQGEVVKITRLEGTPFTTLALANGNHWVACGDGHSLMEVNLDNGEVARRYGENDIKGVRLFFVAGLLPAKDGGLYVCNWQGHDKNAVEANSPQVFEINDKGEVIWNLNDNEKFGMISTISTIE